A window of the Arachis duranensis cultivar V14167 chromosome 5, aradu.V14167.gnm2.J7QH, whole genome shotgun sequence genome harbors these coding sequences:
- the LOC107489385 gene encoding probable methyltransferase PMT2: MAKPSAADNRTRSSVQVFIVVGLCCFFYILGAWQRSGFGKGDSIALEITKKGEECDTVPNLRFDSHHAGEVSRIDEVDSEAKKFEPCAARYTDYTPCQDQQRAMTFPRENMNYRERHCPPEGEKLHCMIPAPKGYVTPFPWPKSRDYVPYANAPYKSLTVEKAIQNWIQYEGSVFRFPGGGTQFPQGADKYIDQLASVIPINDGTVRTALDTGCGVASWGAYLWSRNVIAMSFAPRDSHEAQVQFALERGVPAVIGVLGTIKTPYPSAAFDMAHCSRCLIPWGANDGIYMIEVDRVLRPGGYWVLSGPPINWKANYRNWQRPKEELEEEQRKIEDVAKLLCWEKKSEEAEIAIWQKTMDTESCRSRQEESGVNFCETTDVNDVWYKKMEACVTRTPKVSGELKPFPERLFATPPRIANGAVPGVSVETFVEDNNKWKRHVNAYKKINSLLDTGRYRNIMDMNAGLGSFAAAIQSPKLWVMNVVPTIAEKSTLGIIYERGLIGIYHDWCEAFSTYPRTYDLIHSDGLFSLYKDNCNIEDILLEMDRILRPEGAVIIRDEVDILIKVKKIVGGMRWNTKMVDHEDGPLVPEKVLIAVKQYWVVGSNSTSS, encoded by the exons ATGGCAAAACCAAGTGCAGCTGATAATAGGACTAGAAGTTCTGTGCAGGTCTTTATAGTAGTTGGTCTGTGCTGTTTCTTCTATATATTGGGTGCGTGGCAGAGAAGTGGTTTCGGAAAGGGAGATAGCATAGCATTGGAGATCACCAAGAAAGGCGAAGAGTGTGACACAGTTCCAAATTTAAGGTTTGACTCTCACCATGCTGGTGAGGTTAGCAGGATCGATGAGGTCGATTCAGAAGCTAAGAAATTTGAGCCGTGTGCTGCTAGATACACGGATTACACTCCGTGCCAAGATCAGCAGCGTGCAATGACATTTCCAAGAGAAAACATGAACTATCGAGAGAGGCACTGCCCCCCTGAGGGAGAGAAGCTACACTGTATGATTCCAGCACCCAAGGGGTATGTCACTCCATTTCCATGGCCAAAGAGCCGTGACTACGTTCCTTATGCAAATGCACCGTATAAGAGCCTTACAGTTGAGAAGGCTATTCAGAACTGGATCCAGTATGAAGGATCAGTGTTTAGGTTCCCCGGTGGTGGCACCCAATTTCCTCAAGGTGCAGATAAATATATCGACCAACTTGCTTCCGTGATCCCTATAAATGATGGGACAGTTAGGACAGCTCTCGACACTGGTTGTGGG GTTGCTAGTTGGGGTGCTTATCTTTGGAGCAGAAATGTTATTGCAATGTCATTTGCGCCAAGGGACTCTCATGAAGCACAAGTACAGTTTGCTCTTGAAAGAGGTGTACCTGCTGTCATTGGTGTTCTTGGAACCATAAAAACGCCTTATCCTTCTGCGGCCTTCGACATGGCTCATTGTTCTCGTTGCTTAATTCCTTGGGGAGCAAATG ATGGAATTTATATGATTGAAGTAGACCGAGTTCTAAGACCTGGTGGTTATTGGGTACTTTCGGGACCTCCAATCAACTGGAAGGCAAATTATAGAAACTGGCAGAGACCTAAGGAGGAACTCGAGGAAGAACAAAGAAAGATTGAAGACGTTGCTAAGCTCCTTTGCTGGGAGAAGAAGTCAGAGGAGGCTGAAATTGCCATTTGGCAAAAAACTATGGACACTGAATCATGCCGTAGCAGACAAGAAGAATCTGGCGTGAACTTTTGTGAAACAACCGATGTTAATGATGTCTG GTATAAGAAAATGGAGGCCTGTGTTACCCGCACACCTAAAGTTTCTGGTGAACTCAAGCCATTTCCGGAGAGGCTATTTGCAACCCCTCCTAGAATTGCTAATGGTGCAGTTCCTGGAGTTAGTGTTGAGACATTCGTGGAGGATAACAATAAGTGGAAAAGGCATGTAAATGCTTATAAGAAAATTAATAGCCTCCTGGATACTGGAAGGTATCGCAACATTATGGACATGAATGCTGGTTTGGGCAGTTTTGCCGCAGCTATTCAATCTCCCAAGTTATGGGTCATGAATGTTGTGCCTACTATTGCTGAGAAAAGTACACTGGGTATCATATATGAACGAGGACTTATTGGCATCTATCATGATTG GTGTGAAGCCTTCTCCACATATCCAAGGACCTACGATCTCATTCATAGCGATGGTCTTTTTAGTCTGTACAAGGACAA CTGTAACATAGAAGACATTCTTCTAGAGATGGACCGGATTTTGCGGCCAGAAGGAGCAGTCATCATCCGTGACGAAGTTGACATCTTAATTAAGGTCAAGAAAATCGTCGGAGGAATGAGATGGAACACCAAAATGGTTGACCATGAGGATGGTCCACTTGTTCCCGAAAAGGTACTGATTGCCGTCAAGCAGTATTGGGTTGTCGGGTCAAATTCCACTTCATCCTAA